In Treponema sp. OMZ 798, the following proteins share a genomic window:
- a CDS encoding ABC transporter ATP-binding protein, with the protein MKKLSNLEKLFIFFALLFLVFSAAAVTVFSWLGGKIADAAVSKDIQKVIVFISVYFTAILVRAGGHGLYSYFFGRFKTSRLKFLRQGLFHSWVRAEYEEFYNIDEGKKLSYYQQQLPSLNGLYYQSFYGMGQILMETIFASGFLLYINLKLALVSLFFVLITSLIPQLFKKILDKKQSESISILNGHMGEFSDWLKGFEVIKNYGSEGRFQNLLNKSVERLAKKQFSVSAVSILSRNLSSLASQLSIITVVFYGVYLIYKNELSIAEFMMANGLIVQLKSQVYYISMYVNHFIMSKVIFDGYKSLVVKESEEKKIEAEVSSSNISFDDVSYAYSELPVLQNVNKKFTGNGIHIIYGESGSGKSTAMKILLGLLKPKNGNVLIDEKNIYSIKNRSTLISFLAQEAVFFDDSLKNNLTLGEDIAEEKIFTLMEKLGLEKFANAESLNMDFTHIENKFSGGELKRLSFVRTLLRDTPVVIFDEPFANIDAQNIGRVEDLILGLRNKKVFIVTHQLNDRIKERAVSLWKIGR; encoded by the coding sequence ATGAAGAAGCTGTCTAATCTTGAAAAATTATTTATATTTTTTGCTCTTCTATTTTTAGTCTTTTCGGCTGCAGCCGTTACGGTTTTTTCATGGCTAGGCGGAAAGATAGCCGATGCCGCCGTAAGTAAGGATATTCAAAAAGTTATTGTTTTTATTTCCGTATATTTTACTGCAATACTGGTAAGAGCCGGAGGACACGGTCTTTATTCTTATTTTTTCGGAAGATTTAAAACAAGCCGCTTAAAGTTTCTCAGGCAAGGTCTTTTTCATTCTTGGGTAAGAGCCGAGTACGAAGAATTTTATAATATTGATGAAGGAAAAAAACTTTCATACTACCAACAACAGCTTCCTTCCCTCAACGGACTATATTATCAGTCCTTCTACGGAATGGGTCAGATTCTTATGGAAACTATTTTTGCTTCCGGCTTTCTTTTATATATTAATTTAAAATTAGCCCTTGTAAGTTTATTTTTTGTTTTAATAACCTCTCTTATTCCGCAACTATTTAAAAAGATTTTGGATAAAAAACAATCCGAGTCCATAAGTATTTTAAACGGACACATGGGGGAATTTTCGGATTGGTTAAAAGGTTTTGAAGTAATAAAAAATTACGGCAGTGAAGGACGTTTTCAAAATCTCTTAAATAAGTCGGTAGAAAGGTTAGCAAAAAAACAATTTTCCGTTTCAGCCGTAAGTATCCTATCCCGAAATCTTTCTTCTCTTGCCTCTCAATTAAGTATAATTACCGTTGTTTTTTACGGTGTTTATCTTATTTATAAAAACGAATTAAGCATTGCCGAATTTATGATGGCTAACGGTTTGATTGTACAGCTGAAATCTCAAGTTTATTATATTTCGATGTATGTTAATCACTTTATTATGAGCAAGGTTATCTTCGACGGTTATAAGAGTTTGGTGGTTAAAGAATCGGAAGAAAAAAAGATTGAAGCCGAGGTTTCGTCAAGCAATATATCTTTTGATGATGTAAGCTATGCTTACAGCGAATTACCCGTTCTTCAAAATGTAAATAAAAAATTTACCGGCAACGGAATACATATCATATACGGAGAAAGCGGAAGCGGAAAGTCCACTGCAATGAAAATTCTTTTAGGTCTTTTAAAACCCAAAAACGGAAATGTTTTAATCGATGAAAAAAATATTTATTCCATCAAGAATAGGTCTACTCTTATTTCGTTTTTAGCTCAAGAAGCCGTTTTCTTTGACGATAGTTTAAAAAACAATTTAACCTTAGGTGAAGATATTGCAGAAGAAAAAATCTTTACCTTAATGGAAAAATTAGGTTTAGAAAAATTTGCAAATGCCGAATCTTTGAACATGGACTTTACGCACATCGAAAATAAATTTTCAGGCGGAGAATTAAAGCGTCTAAGTTTTGTGCGTACCCTATTGCGCGATACGCCTGTAGTAATTTTTGATGAGCCCTTTGCAAATATCGATGCTCAAAACATAGGAAGGGTAGAAGATCTTATTTTAGGCTTAAGGAATAAAAAAGTTTTTATTGTAACTCATCAGCTTAATGACAGGATCAAAGAAAGGGCCGTCTCTCTTTGGAAGATAGGCAGATAA
- a CDS encoding ABC transporter ATP-binding protein, producing MFRFIFKQKKYFVLFFALGGVNLLCTMKLQIWNGRILDTALGKTSYSMSTLMLLSLGAMIFAALFTYFYDLVKSKLVIVAEADLRKTYFDALLKKNMGEYINIPEGKISADYTDKIDAVSGEYFYVWTALTDHVLIFSVTIITLLTINIQTAFVTVVLLMIPLMVPTVLKNILAKVSKERMAAVEKHFSAVRTWLKGIDIIKVFSCEQYIIFRYDKVNEFLRKKQMDAVKVSCFETALSFFVSAIVNLLMTAYCAYYVYKDVFSIGELYTIMGLVAMMSRPMYWTANLLKTFFSSRPVRDAMVEFIDAKTEIGEDEVLEDFTVDAKGLSFSYNEKKILNNTDFTFKQNEKILILGESGSGKSTIMRLLLGIHVPDSGSITIGGTAPKKIKNISDVISIQQQEAYIFKMNLLDNLFLDKEITEEKVKDVLNSVGLNKYTEDKYLKETVIGETYGFSGGEKKRISIARAVLHKRPIMIFDEPLANIDNENIERVKNLIFSIKDSTVIIISHIADTETKKLFDRIYKFDTNERSLYEEAV from the coding sequence TTGTTTCGGTTTATATTCAAACAAAAAAAATATTTTGTGCTTTTTTTTGCCTTAGGCGGAGTTAATTTGTTATGTACAATGAAGCTTCAAATATGGAATGGCCGGATTCTTGATACGGCCTTAGGAAAAACTTCCTACTCTATGTCTACCCTAATGCTATTGTCATTAGGGGCAATGATTTTTGCAGCTTTGTTTACCTATTTTTATGATCTTGTAAAATCAAAACTTGTAATTGTTGCTGAGGCTGATTTACGAAAAACTTATTTTGATGCCCTTCTTAAAAAAAATATGGGAGAGTATATCAACATACCTGAAGGAAAAATAAGTGCAGATTATACCGATAAGATAGATGCCGTAAGCGGAGAGTATTTTTATGTATGGACTGCTTTAACCGATCATGTTTTGATTTTTTCTGTAACTATAATAACGCTTTTAACAATAAATATACAGACTGCTTTTGTTACTGTTGTTTTATTAATGATTCCTCTTATGGTTCCGACGGTTTTAAAAAATATTTTGGCCAAAGTTTCAAAGGAAAGGATGGCAGCGGTCGAAAAACATTTTTCGGCTGTAAGGACATGGTTAAAAGGAATTGATATTATAAAAGTTTTTTCTTGCGAACAGTATATAATTTTCAGATATGATAAAGTAAACGAGTTTTTAAGAAAAAAACAAATGGATGCCGTAAAGGTGAGCTGCTTTGAAACGGCTTTGAGTTTTTTTGTATCTGCTATAGTTAATTTGCTTATGACAGCTTATTGTGCATACTATGTTTACAAGGATGTTTTTTCTATAGGAGAACTTTATACGATAATGGGATTGGTTGCAATGATGTCAAGACCCATGTATTGGACTGCCAATTTATTAAAAACTTTCTTTTCTTCCCGTCCTGTGCGTGATGCAATGGTTGAATTTATAGATGCTAAAACTGAAATAGGGGAAGATGAAGTATTAGAAGATTTTACTGTTGATGCTAAGGGACTATCGTTTTCGTATAATGAAAAAAAGATTTTAAACAATACGGATTTTACATTTAAACAAAACGAAAAAATATTGATTTTAGGTGAATCGGGGTCAGGAAAATCTACTATAATGCGTCTACTTTTAGGAATACACGTTCCCGATTCCGGTTCAATTACGATAGGCGGAACCGCTCCCAAAAAAATAAAAAATATTTCCGATGTTATTTCCATTCAGCAGCAAGAAGCTTATATCTTTAAAATGAATCTTTTGGATAATTTATTTTTGGATAAGGAAATAACTGAAGAAAAAGTTAAGGATGTTCTTAACTCCGTAGGTTTAAATAAGTACACCGAAGATAAGTATTTGAAAGAAACCGTCATAGGTGAAACCTACGGTTTTTCGGGCGGAGAAAAAAAGCGTATAAGCATTGCAAGAGCCGTTTTGCATAAACGCCCGATTATGATATTCGATGAGCCTCTTGCAAATATCGATAACGAAAATATTGAGCGGGTAAAAAATTTAATTTTTTCTATAAAGGATTCTACAGTAATAATTATTTCGCACATTGCGGATACCGAAACAAAAAAACTGTTTGATCGAATTTATAAATTCGATACAAATGAAAGGAGCTTATATGAAGAAGCTGTCTAA